From Luteolibacter arcticus, one genomic window encodes:
- a CDS encoding alpha-amylase family glycosyl hydrolase produces the protein MRRCLAALLFCLASAHARPWTDDVMYFVMTDRFHDGDPANNTPAGSDPLLHDPLQKNIGMYHGGDLRGLELAIESGYFTELGVTALWITPPVKNVWRSGYDLGGWKTGYHGYWTQDFLDIDPHLTSAVSMKGETYPENAEGRMRHYRDFVALAHAKGLKVVQDVVLNHAGPVFFYDVDGDGVFDDQTKEEWVQPFKRDGFHPGAAWADTAKWNLKKTQPDGPRELLGKRIATKGVLAELPSYGRKGFSSESLGKSDGEEVECDFFSLRDLWTKPGSAHFEQLVDEFVEIYAFYLLDVGIDGLRIDTVKHVHHEFWDAFTERLRKRLGGKAKDKLLFGEVYDGDPKKLGGYTWRSDWPKRKEPCLDSVLDFQFCFAARDYLRREGGEHGNAGNLERAMKALRGGDDGGRPFYNPNPGPDGKNAREKSITFIENHDGLNRFRVAGVTAERHDLAQVLVLTLPGIPCVYYGAEVALHDTRGKVGQDTESGRLTLFRREAAPLLDSLKEAPSFQAISRAAELRRELPVLRDGSFVPLWVDSPQSGEDDGVFAFCREKGGERVMVVFNAATDGRSPELPAGGFPAGTQLSVTPVCGSSPTSQATVGAEGRVKVPIGANAALLLQRILETAEAK, from the coding sequence ATGCGACGCTGCCTTGCCGCCCTCCTATTCTGCCTCGCCTCCGCCCACGCCCGGCCGTGGACGGACGATGTGATGTATTTCGTCATGACCGACCGCTTCCACGACGGCGATCCGGCGAACAACACGCCGGCGGGCAGCGATCCGCTGCTTCATGATCCGCTGCAGAAGAATATCGGCATGTATCACGGCGGCGACCTGCGCGGCCTCGAGCTGGCGATCGAGAGCGGCTATTTCACGGAACTCGGCGTGACGGCGTTGTGGATCACGCCGCCGGTGAAAAACGTCTGGCGCTCCGGCTACGACCTCGGCGGCTGGAAGACCGGCTACCACGGCTACTGGACCCAGGACTTCCTCGATATCGACCCGCACCTGACCAGCGCAGTCTCGATGAAGGGCGAGACGTATCCGGAAAATGCCGAGGGGCGGATGCGGCACTACCGCGACTTCGTGGCGTTGGCCCACGCGAAGGGCCTGAAGGTGGTGCAGGATGTGGTGCTGAACCACGCGGGGCCGGTGTTTTTCTACGATGTGGATGGGGACGGCGTTTTCGATGACCAGACCAAGGAGGAATGGGTGCAGCCTTTCAAACGCGACGGCTTTCACCCGGGCGCGGCATGGGCGGACACCGCGAAGTGGAACTTGAAGAAGACCCAACCGGACGGGCCGCGCGAGCTGCTAGGAAAGCGGATCGCGACGAAAGGCGTGCTGGCCGAGCTGCCGAGCTACGGGCGGAAAGGCTTCTCTTCGGAGAGCTTGGGCAAGTCGGATGGCGAGGAAGTCGAGTGCGACTTCTTTTCACTGCGTGACCTGTGGACGAAACCGGGAAGCGCGCACTTCGAGCAGTTGGTGGACGAGTTCGTGGAGATCTACGCGTTCTACCTGCTGGACGTGGGGATCGACGGGCTGCGCATCGACACGGTGAAGCATGTGCACCACGAGTTTTGGGATGCCTTCACCGAACGGCTGCGGAAGCGGCTGGGAGGGAAGGCGAAGGACAAGCTGCTCTTCGGCGAAGTCTATGACGGCGATCCGAAGAAGCTCGGCGGCTACACGTGGCGTAGCGATTGGCCGAAGCGAAAAGAGCCGTGTCTCGACTCGGTGCTGGATTTCCAATTCTGCTTCGCGGCGCGCGACTACCTGCGGCGCGAGGGTGGGGAGCATGGTAACGCGGGAAATCTGGAGCGCGCGATGAAGGCACTCCGGGGCGGCGATGATGGCGGCCGCCCGTTCTACAATCCCAACCCGGGACCGGACGGGAAGAATGCGCGGGAGAAATCGATCACCTTCATCGAAAACCACGACGGATTGAATCGCTTCCGCGTGGCGGGGGTGACGGCGGAGCGCCATGACCTGGCGCAGGTGCTGGTGCTGACTTTGCCGGGGATTCCGTGTGTCTACTACGGTGCCGAGGTCGCCCTGCACGACACTCGGGGAAAGGTCGGGCAGGACACGGAGTCGGGCCGGCTGACGCTGTTCCGGCGCGAGGCTGCGCCGCTGCTGGACTCACTGAAGGAGGCTCCTTCCTTCCAAGCGATTTCGCGTGCGGCGGAACTGCGGCGGGAGTTGCCGGTGCTGCGCGACGGATCGTTCGTGCCGCTGTGGGTGGATAGCCCGCAGAGCGGCGAGGACGATGGCGTGTTTGCCTTTTGCCGCGAAAAAGGCGGAGAGCGGGTGATGGTGGTGTTCAATGCCGCTACCGATGGGCGGTCGCCGGAACTACCGGCAGGGGGCTTCCCCGCGGGCACCCAATTGAGCGTCACACCGGTGTGTGGGAGTAGCCCGACTTCCCAAGCCACGGTCGGCGCGGAGGGGCGGGTGAAGGTGCCCATCGGAGCCAATGCCGCCCTGCTGCTGCAACGAATCCTGGAGACCGCTGAGGCAAAGTAG
- a CDS encoding thioredoxin family protein: protein MRLHLATSLLVLLAVPACEKAKDLLAKAKPAASKPAASAASAASMPAVQDLDAAEYDGFIATPGHLMVVDFHADWCGPCKVLGPVLEQVAGEFPGKVSIGKVNVDHAQQIAQREGVSGIPDVRLFRDGKEVDRFVGGVSADKLRALFQKHSEDLQVAKAEKPAADPQAPAAPAEPAIQPMKKDWLPPGIERR from the coding sequence ATGAGACTCCATCTTGCGACTTCACTGCTGGTGCTGCTGGCCGTTCCCGCGTGCGAGAAGGCGAAGGACCTGCTTGCCAAGGCCAAGCCCGCTGCCTCCAAGCCGGCGGCGAGCGCGGCTTCAGCCGCGTCGATGCCCGCGGTTCAGGATCTCGATGCTGCGGAGTACGACGGATTCATCGCCACGCCCGGTCACCTGATGGTCGTGGATTTCCACGCCGACTGGTGCGGACCCTGCAAGGTGTTGGGGCCGGTGCTGGAGCAGGTCGCGGGAGAGTTTCCGGGGAAAGTGAGCATCGGAAAGGTCAACGTCGACCACGCCCAGCAGATCGCGCAGCGGGAGGGCGTCAGTGGCATCCCGGATGTCCGGCTCTTCCGCGACGGCAAGGAAGTGGACCGCTTCGTCGGTGGAGTCAGTGCCGACAAGCTCCGGGCCTTGTTTCAGAAGCACAGCGAGGACCTGCAGGTGGCGAAGGCGGAGAAGCCGGCCGCTGACCCGCAGGCCCCGGCCGCGCCCGCCGAACCGGCGATCCAGCCCATGAAGAAGGACTGGCTGCCACCCGGCATCGAGCGCCGCTGA
- a CDS encoding family 43 glycosylhydrolase: protein MITAAPVVPVMRLYLALILLAPPLAANPVMDGADPHASVVGKTYWLYPTEASSRDPVFAAYRSTDLRSWKREGVILELDKVPWVKADGAPWHGAWAPALAEKKGKFYFYYSVGPQNPTPSRIGVAVGKSPSGPFTDSGKPLLTGGDGFEAIDPMVFTDPSFGGKSWFYAGGSAGAKLRVFEMADDMVSFKREVNVEQPQHFTEGAFMHLRGKIYYLSYSDGKWNDSSYSVHYATAPSPTGPWSYRGKILGSDDKHQGPGHHSFVENPATKEWFIIYHRWETTRKDPPFRGGRKIAVEKVEYDNKGLIQPIKMTDGRAR from the coding sequence ATGATCACGGCCGCCCCGGTAGTCCCCGTCATGCGCCTTTACCTCGCCCTGATTCTCCTCGCACCCCCGCTCGCCGCGAATCCAGTGATGGATGGCGCGGACCCGCACGCCTCGGTGGTCGGGAAAACCTACTGGCTCTACCCCACCGAGGCGAGTAGCCGGGATCCCGTCTTCGCCGCCTACCGCTCCACCGACCTGCGCTCATGGAAGCGCGAGGGCGTCATCCTGGAACTCGACAAGGTCCCGTGGGTCAAAGCCGATGGCGCTCCGTGGCATGGCGCATGGGCCCCGGCGCTCGCGGAGAAGAAGGGCAAGTTCTACTTCTACTACTCGGTCGGCCCGCAAAACCCGACCCCAAGCCGCATCGGCGTGGCCGTGGGCAAGTCACCGTCCGGACCTTTCACCGACAGCGGCAAGCCACTGCTCACCGGTGGCGATGGCTTCGAGGCGATCGACCCGATGGTCTTCACCGATCCCTCCTTCGGCGGGAAATCCTGGTTCTACGCCGGTGGTAGCGCGGGCGCGAAGCTGCGGGTCTTCGAGATGGCGGACGACATGGTCAGCTTCAAGCGCGAGGTGAATGTCGAGCAGCCGCAGCATTTCACCGAAGGCGCCTTCATGCATCTCCGGGGGAAGATTTACTACCTCAGCTATAGCGACGGGAAGTGGAACGACAGCAGCTACTCCGTCCACTATGCCACCGCGCCATCGCCGACTGGGCCGTGGAGCTACCGGGGAAAGATCTTGGGAAGCGACGACAAGCACCAGGGACCCGGGCATCATTCGTTCGTCGAAAATCCGGCGACCAAGGAGTGGTTCATCATTTACCACCGCTGGGAAACCACCCGCAAAGATCCACCCTTCCGCGGCGGCCGCAAGATCGCGGTCGAAAAGGTCGAATACGACAACAAGGGCCTGATCCAGCCGATCAAGATGACCGACGGCCGGGCACGCTGA
- a CDS encoding metallophosphoesterase family protein translates to MTRLLHLSDPHFGAADEATARAFLDCAADLAPDFTVLSGDLTMRARRAELQAAKSFVEQLPHPRFVIPGNHDIPAFNQLFDRVFRPFRRYRETFGRDLEPSLRSGAVEIVGLNSSRGIGFHLDWSKGRLSPQQLDQAAPRFGKSSPGLRVLTLHHPLLAPPDHRRDVVKPLPPLLSLLAAARVDLVLCGHFHQSRIGVIGQDATWSTIVSQAPTVCSTRLQGEPPGFHVIHHDGDSLRVVLHRFNENRFVESGSLELYRDQSGWHAGL, encoded by the coding sequence ATGACCCGCCTTCTTCACCTCTCGGATCCCCACTTCGGCGCGGCCGATGAGGCGACTGCCCGGGCATTCCTCGATTGTGCGGCGGATCTTGCCCCGGACTTCACGGTGCTCAGCGGGGATCTGACCATGCGGGCGCGGCGAGCCGAGCTCCAGGCGGCGAAATCCTTCGTCGAACAACTCCCCCACCCGCGGTTCGTGATTCCAGGCAACCACGACATTCCCGCCTTCAACCAACTCTTCGACCGCGTCTTCCGGCCCTTCCGGCGTTATCGCGAGACCTTCGGACGAGACCTCGAGCCATCGCTGCGATCCGGCGCGGTCGAGATCGTCGGGCTGAACAGCAGCCGCGGCATTGGCTTCCACTTGGATTGGTCGAAGGGACGGCTTTCTCCGCAGCAGCTTGACCAAGCCGCCCCGCGGTTTGGAAAATCTTCACCCGGACTCCGCGTCCTCACGCTGCATCACCCGCTGCTCGCCCCGCCGGACCACCGCCGCGACGTGGTGAAGCCGCTGCCGCCCTTGCTGTCCCTGCTCGCGGCAGCGCGCGTCGATCTGGTCCTCTGCGGCCACTTCCACCAGTCCCGCATAGGCGTGATCGGTCAGGACGCGACGTGGAGCACAATCGTGTCCCAGGCACCGACCGTCTGCTCCACCCGCCTGCAAGGGGAACCACCGGGCTTTCACGTGATTCACCACGACGGCGACTCGCTGCGTGTCGTCCTCCATCGCTTCAATGAAAACCGCTTCGTCGAAAGCGGCAGCCTCGAACTGTATCGGGACCAAAGCGGGTGGCACGCCGGCTTGTGA
- a CDS encoding diacylglycerol/lipid kinase family protein, producing the protein MSPSLLLLNRGSGGNERGLEADEVCATVAAAFRETGRDIESKIVEPGKIDAVLREAVKAAPASVIVAGGDGTVSAAANHLGGTGIPLGIVPMGTFNLAARDLGVPLDITEAAAFLAKAEVHAIDVLDAAGHACLCTTILGFYPEFAKTFERRDHGGHWWKKTFKLITALPRTFRESRPIHLSWQGEGLDGRARTKFSAFVPGRYRATAGLVPARTDFTSGNLTAYIGRQRHATAAFRGMLDYIFGRQEENPELTMFQAPALELRAGRRQHLSVMIDGEILRLPLPLKLAILPKHLHVLTTAENLAPAP; encoded by the coding sequence ATGTCCCCATCGCTTCTCCTCCTCAACCGCGGCTCCGGCGGAAACGAACGCGGCCTCGAAGCCGACGAAGTCTGCGCCACCGTCGCCGCGGCTTTTCGAGAAACCGGGCGCGACATCGAGTCGAAGATCGTTGAGCCGGGAAAAATCGACGCCGTCCTGCGCGAAGCGGTGAAGGCCGCGCCTGCCTCCGTGATCGTGGCAGGCGGCGATGGCACCGTCTCCGCGGCTGCGAATCACCTCGGCGGCACCGGCATCCCGCTCGGGATCGTGCCGATGGGCACCTTCAATCTTGCCGCTCGCGACCTCGGAGTGCCGCTGGACATCACGGAGGCTGCGGCTTTCCTCGCCAAAGCGGAAGTCCACGCGATCGACGTGCTCGATGCCGCCGGTCACGCCTGCCTGTGCACCACCATCCTCGGCTTCTACCCCGAGTTCGCGAAGACCTTCGAGCGCCGCGATCACGGCGGGCACTGGTGGAAGAAAACCTTCAAGCTCATCACCGCACTGCCCCGCACCTTCAGGGAGTCGCGACCGATTCACTTATCATGGCAGGGCGAGGGGCTCGATGGCCGGGCGCGCACTAAGTTCTCCGCCTTCGTCCCGGGTCGCTACCGCGCGACGGCCGGTCTGGTGCCGGCACGCACCGACTTCACCTCCGGCAATCTGACCGCCTACATCGGCCGCCAGCGCCACGCGACCGCAGCGTTCCGCGGCATGCTCGACTACATCTTCGGCCGCCAGGAGGAGAATCCGGAGCTGACCATGTTCCAAGCGCCTGCCCTCGAACTGCGCGCCGGCCGCCGCCAGCATCTGTCGGTCATGATCGATGGAGAGATCCTCCGCCTCCCCCTGCCCCTCAAACTCGCCATCCTTCCCAAGCACTTGCACGTGCTGACCACGGCGGAGAATCTCGCCCCCGCCCCATGA
- a CDS encoding entericidin A/B family lipoprotein gives MNPILLFDTFACRSSEVVRHRLLRPILIALLLGSVTFGLNSCATARGFGQDVETTGEKIEDAATR, from the coding sequence ATGAATCCGATCCTGTTGTTTGATACCTTCGCATGCCGCTCCTCCGAAGTGGTGCGGCACCGTCTTCTCCGCCCGATACTGATCGCCCTGTTGCTGGGATCGGTGACCTTTGGGCTCAACTCCTGCGCCACCGCCCGTGGATTTGGCCAAGACGTCGAGACTACCGGAGAAAAGATCGAAGACGCCGCTACGCGCTGA
- a CDS encoding Dps family protein, whose translation MKKKAAPKATASARTTETLDIGLDAKVRASSVKALSGILANQHVLYIKTRNFHWNLTGHRFHTLHAFFEAQYDALALAIDKTAERIRMLGSSSPGSMKEFLALASLKECSGALIGGDEAIVALRDDHEAAARELRKAVDATDEAGDAGTADFLTELLQNHEQAAWMLRSFLE comes from the coding sequence ATGAAAAAGAAAGCCGCTCCCAAAGCCACTGCTTCCGCCCGCACCACTGAAACCCTCGATATCGGCCTCGATGCGAAGGTGCGCGCCTCTTCGGTCAAAGCGCTGTCGGGCATTCTCGCCAATCAACACGTGCTCTACATCAAGACGCGTAACTTCCACTGGAACCTCACCGGCCATCGCTTCCACACGCTTCACGCCTTCTTCGAAGCCCAGTATGACGCGCTCGCACTCGCCATCGACAAGACCGCCGAGCGCATCCGCATGCTGGGCTCCTCGAGTCCTGGCTCGATGAAGGAGTTTCTTGCCCTCGCTTCGCTGAAGGAATGCTCCGGCGCCCTGATCGGCGGCGATGAAGCCATCGTCGCGCTCCGCGATGATCACGAAGCCGCTGCACGGGAACTGCGCAAGGCAGTGGACGCCACCGATGAAGCGGGCGACGCCGGCACCGCGGACTTCCTCACCGAACTCCTCCAGAATCACGAGCAAGCCGCGTGGATGCTGCGCAGCTTCCTCGAATAA
- a CDS encoding NAD-dependent succinate-semialdehyde dehydrogenase — protein MPDSLAAVDAGFVELRELRFSQRAAGLMKAAELLEAGEEEFALWMAREMGKPVTQGRAEVAKCAATCRYYAEHGEAMLAPRELEGARLLHQPLGPVLAVMPWNFPFWQVFRFAAPALMAGNTILLKHASNVSGCARAIVRLVSSAFGRDDFLRAVFVSGKEVEPLIADPRIRAVTFTGSTGVGREVAAAAGRHLKKSVLELGGSDPYLVLEDADLARAAKTCAAARMVNAGQSCIAAKRFLVAAAVHDAFVERLRDELATFKPGDPFEPATNLGPMAKASLRDELHAQVTGSVKAGARLLLGGEPVELREKSYYPATLLCGVVPGMRVFDEETFGPVAAVIRVEHEAQAIELANQTAFGLGAAVFSGDVDRARRVAEQLDTGTVAINGQVVSDPRFPFGGVKDSGWGRELGEHGIREFVNVKTVRG, from the coding sequence ATGCCTGACTCCCTTGCCGCCGTTGACGCTGGATTTGTGGAATTGCGCGAACTCCGATTTTCACAGAGGGCGGCGGGGCTGATGAAGGCAGCGGAGTTGCTGGAAGCGGGGGAGGAGGAGTTTGCACTCTGGATGGCGAGGGAGATGGGAAAGCCAGTCACCCAAGGCCGGGCGGAGGTCGCCAAGTGCGCGGCGACCTGCCGCTACTATGCCGAACACGGCGAGGCGATGCTGGCTCCCCGGGAACTCGAGGGAGCCAGGCTGCTTCACCAGCCCTTGGGGCCGGTGCTTGCGGTCATGCCGTGGAACTTTCCCTTCTGGCAGGTCTTCCGCTTCGCCGCGCCGGCACTGATGGCGGGAAACACGATCCTGCTGAAGCATGCGTCGAACGTGAGTGGATGCGCCCGGGCCATCGTGAGGCTCGTTTCTTCCGCCTTCGGCCGCGATGACTTCCTGCGCGCGGTCTTCGTCTCGGGAAAGGAGGTCGAGCCGCTCATTGCCGATCCGCGCATTCGCGCCGTGACCTTCACCGGCAGCACCGGGGTGGGTCGCGAGGTCGCCGCGGCGGCTGGCCGGCACTTGAAGAAGTCGGTCCTCGAGCTCGGCGGCAGTGATCCTTACCTCGTGCTTGAGGACGCCGATCTCGCTCGCGCCGCGAAGACCTGCGCCGCCGCGCGCATGGTGAACGCCGGGCAGAGCTGCATCGCCGCCAAACGCTTCCTCGTCGCGGCCGCGGTTCATGATGCCTTCGTCGAGCGCTTGCGGGACGAACTTGCGACTTTCAAGCCGGGCGATCCCTTCGAGCCGGCGACGAATCTCGGCCCGATGGCCAAGGCCAGCCTGCGCGACGAACTCCATGCGCAGGTGACCGGCAGCGTGAAAGCCGGAGCACGACTGCTGCTCGGTGGCGAACCGGTCGAACTACGGGAAAAGTCGTACTACCCTGCGACGCTGCTTTGCGGAGTCGTTCCCGGCATGCGGGTCTTTGATGAGGAAACCTTCGGGCCGGTCGCAGCGGTGATCCGTGTGGAGCATGAGGCGCAAGCGATCGAGCTCGCGAATCAGACGGCCTTCGGCCTCGGTGCTGCAGTGTTCAGCGGCGACGTGGATCGCGCCCGTCGCGTCGCGGAGCAACTCGATACCGGCACGGTGGCGATCAATGGCCAGGTGGTTTCCGATCCCCGCTTTCCCTTCGGCGGTGTGAAGGACAGCGGCTGGGGGCGCGAGCTGGGCGAGCATGGCATCCGCGAGTTCGTGAATGTGAAGACGGTGCGGGGGTAA
- a CDS encoding DEAD/DEAH box helicase, with translation METPPFSELGLSPELLAAVEVLGFERPSPIQAMAIPVALTGRDILGLSHTGSGKTAAFTLPLLAKLDFNLRRPQALILCPTRELAVQVCEEVHRLGSKLGQLRAIPVYGGAPMDRQLRALRDGVQVVVGTPGRVMDHLRRGSFDVSGIQTIVLDEADRMLDLGFREEMEELLGQLPKERQSMFFSATMSKGVTHLIGKFGNNPQTIEIDQKSKTVSTIDQSYFEVRERSKVEVLSRLLDMEQARLAIIFCNTKRSVDECTESLLARGYTVDRLHGDITQQMRERVLRRFRDGTIELLVATDVAARGLDVENIDVVFNYDLPQDPEDYVHRIGRTGRAGRSGRAVSFVFGREIHRLEMIERYTRGVIRREKVPSQEQVEGRLADLAFEAIKERLEKGEFQSHEEQVDRLLEQGYTPTDIASVLFTLLRESGGREFGEIQEDREDPRDRRPQQRGDRREPSGGNFREREPRAPRERGPQDNVDMVPLFFSLGKFHGVKVGEIIGMLYGEAGLPDGAVGHVKLFAKHSCIDVRADCAQRLVEISKGASLRGRKFVLDFDRGPKSQA, from the coding sequence ATGGAAACACCTCCGTTCTCTGAACTCGGGCTTTCGCCCGAACTGCTCGCCGCCGTCGAAGTCCTCGGATTCGAGCGCCCGTCGCCGATTCAAGCCATGGCGATCCCGGTCGCACTGACCGGCCGCGACATCCTCGGCCTCTCGCACACCGGCTCCGGTAAGACCGCCGCGTTCACGCTGCCGCTGCTCGCGAAGCTCGATTTTAACCTTCGCCGCCCGCAGGCGCTCATCCTCTGCCCAACCCGCGAACTCGCGGTGCAGGTCTGTGAGGAAGTCCACCGCCTCGGCTCGAAGCTCGGCCAACTCCGCGCCATTCCGGTCTATGGTGGCGCGCCGATGGACCGCCAGCTCCGCGCCTTGCGCGATGGTGTCCAGGTCGTGGTCGGCACTCCCGGTCGTGTGATGGATCACCTTCGCCGCGGTTCCTTCGACGTGAGCGGCATCCAGACCATCGTGCTCGATGAGGCGGACCGCATGCTCGACCTCGGCTTCCGCGAGGAGATGGAAGAGCTGCTTGGCCAACTGCCGAAGGAGCGCCAGTCGATGTTCTTCTCCGCCACCATGAGCAAGGGGGTCACCCACCTCATTGGCAAATTCGGCAACAATCCGCAGACCATCGAGATCGACCAGAAGTCGAAGACCGTCTCGACCATCGACCAATCTTACTTCGAAGTGCGCGAACGCTCGAAGGTGGAAGTGCTCTCGCGCTTGCTCGATATGGAGCAAGCCCGCCTCGCGATCATCTTCTGCAATACCAAGCGCTCCGTGGACGAGTGCACCGAGTCCTTGCTCGCCCGCGGCTACACCGTGGATCGCTTGCACGGCGACATCACCCAGCAGATGCGCGAGCGCGTGCTGCGCCGCTTCCGTGATGGGACCATCGAGCTACTCGTCGCCACCGACGTCGCCGCGCGTGGTCTCGACGTGGAGAACATCGACGTGGTCTTCAACTACGACTTGCCGCAGGACCCTGAGGACTACGTTCACCGCATCGGCCGTACCGGTCGCGCGGGTCGCAGCGGCCGTGCCGTAAGCTTCGTCTTCGGCCGCGAGATCCATCGCCTGGAAATGATCGAGCGCTACACGCGCGGGGTCATCCGCCGCGAGAAGGTGCCATCGCAGGAGCAGGTCGAAGGCCGCCTCGCCGACCTCGCCTTCGAGGCGATCAAGGAGCGCCTCGAGAAAGGCGAGTTCCAGTCGCACGAGGAGCAGGTGGACCGTTTGTTAGAGCAAGGCTACACGCCGACCGACATCGCCAGCGTGCTGTTCACGCTCTTGCGCGAATCGGGTGGCCGGGAATTCGGCGAGATCCAGGAAGACCGCGAGGACCCGCGCGACCGCCGCCCGCAGCAGCGCGGCGACCGCCGTGAGCCGTCGGGCGGTAACTTCCGCGAACGCGAGCCCCGCGCCCCGCGCGAACGTGGGCCGCAGGACAATGTTGACATGGTGCCGCTGTTCTTCTCGCTCGGGAAATTCCACGGCGTGAAGGTCGGCGAAATCATCGGGATGCTCTACGGCGAAGCCGGCCTGCCGGATGGCGCCGTCGGTCACGTGAAGCTGTTCGCCAAGCACAGTTGCATCGACGTCCGCGCCGATTGCGCCCAGCGCCTGGTGGAGATCTCCAAGGGTGCCAGCCTCCGCGGTCGTAAGTTCGTCCTCGATTTCGACCGCGGACCGAAGAGTCAAGCCTGA